TTGGTTCGAGTTAGTTACCAACTCCTATTTAGAGTTCATCATTTCCTCTTATATGGATCTCAACTCTACAGATGTTTCCTTTCCTCAAATGTTGGGGTCACGTTCAGATACGTGCAATCTTCCCAGCTGCAGTACAGGACTTGGCTTTGGTGATACAACATTGCGATTAGACTGTTGTGGGTACAATCAGGACCATGACAAGGGTCCGGCAGGGGTGCACATGATTAGTGCATCTGCATATTCTCCAAATTCTCTTGAGGACGTTTCCTATGATGATGGATGTACATTAGTCCTAGGATTAGGACCAGCTGGGAGTTCCTCTTTTGATTCACTAGGTATTAATAGAGGTAATGGTTCTGGCTCAGTTGCTTGTCTTCCTTCTGAAAGAATGGATATTCACCTGAAGAATGCTGCATTTGATCCATCTCTTAGTGGCTCTGATACTGATATCTTAAACTTAAGGCTCTCGGGGGATTAATTTTCCAAGAATTTTCTGGTTCTCCTCAACATAGTAGTCCCTTTCTCCAAAGCCAGACACAGGATAAGTTGGCTGAAAGTGGAAATGGAATTCAGGTTTCAATTGTTGATGAGGGTTCAACATCTGCAGCTCGTAGAAGATCAGGTGGATGCATGCAGTCTCTGGTTGATACTTCATCTTTCAGCAGTAGGCATATCCAGAATGTCCGAGACTTGGAGGTTGGATGCAGTTTCAATCTTCAAGTCCATTCTAATCCCTCATCTGCTGCTGAGAGCTTGCAAGGTGCAATGTCTGGAAATACTGGTGTGGAAGTTCCAGATCACAGGAGCCATCCAAGACGATGCCGGTTCAGAGGGTGTACAAAAGGTGCAAGAGGAGCATCAGGGTTGTGCATTGCTCATGGAGGAGGTCAGAGGTGCCAGAAGCCTGGATGTAACAAGGGTGCAGAAAGCCGAACTGTTTACTGCAAGGCTCATGGTGGCGGCAGAAGGTGTGAGAGCTTAGGATGCACGAAGAGTGCAGAAGGGAAAACAGATTATTGTATTGGACATGGTGGTGGAAGAAGGTGTGGGCATCCAGGGTGCACGAAAGCAGCAAGGGGCAAATCTGGCCTTTGCATTCGTCATGGTGGGGGAAAACGCTGCAAGGTAGACGGCTGCACAAGAAGTGCTGAAGGATTTTTAGGACTCTGCATCTCACATGGCGGTGGTCGAAGATGTCAATATCCAGCATGCAACAAGGGTGCTCAGGGTAGTACCAGTTTCTGCAAAGCACATGGTGGTGGTAAGAGATGCATTTTTGCTGGGTGTAACAAGGGTGCTGAGGGGAGCACACCGTTGTGCAAGGGCCATGGAGGGGGAAAGCGTTGCATGTTTGGTGGGGGAGGTGTATGCCCTAAGAGTGTGCATGGAGGCACCAATTTCTGTGTTGCTCATGGGGGTGGAAAGAGGTGCGCGGTACCTGGGTGTACAAAGAGTGCTAGGGGGAGGACTGATTGCTGTGTTCGTCATGGTGGGGGAAAACGTTGTCATTTTGAGGGTTGTGGCAAGAGTGCACAGGGGAGTACTAACTTTTGCAAAGCACATGGTGGTGGGAAGAGGTGCATGTGGGGCCAAGAGGGGACAGTTTATGCTGGGGTGCTTGTCAAAGGCAAAAACGGTGAGATTCAGACTGGTCCTTGTGACAAGTTTGCAAGAGGGAAGAGTGGCTTGTGTGCTGCTCATGGCAGTCTGGTCCAGGCAATGATACCTGGAACAGCCGAAGGAAATACAGGAATCAGCCCTGGCCTGTTTCGTGGGCTGGCTCATCCTTCAACAGGCAATAGCGGCGATGATGATTCATCAGGTGCTAGCACGGTATCAGAACTGGCGATTGATTGCACACAGTCTGCAGATGAATCATCTAGGTCCCATAATCATCTGATACCGCCTCAGGTCTTGGTTCCTCCATCCATGAAGTCCCCAAGTTTGTTTGGCTTGGGGAGTGAGAAAGGGGCCAGCATGCCTGCACCTAGCAATATTAGTAGCACCTTGGCCGTTCCAGAAGGCAGGGTGCATGGTGGAAGCTTGATGTTTCTGCTCGGAGGCGATCTCAAGGCTGCTGCAGATCGTGTTTTCTAGTCCTCCAAATGCGAGTGACCTACATATTGGGACTGATTCTTTGTGGTGGGTGGTGCTATTAGATGAATGGTCTTcattaataatatattatggAGTTGCTAATGTGTGAAAACTTTGTACTTATCTTGGGCGAAGACTATCTTCAGATATGTGTATTTTCAGATAGTCTTTAAGTTGGCCTTAAGGAAATGAAACTGTGTCGTCGTAGGGGGTCTTTTATAAATAGAGTTAATTGATAATGGGTCAGATCCCCTTGTAGTCCCAATATCATATTGTCATAAATAGGCTGTTATCCCAAGGGATTAGGGCTATCAAGTAATGAGAATTGCCTCTCGGTGAGAGACAAGTTTAGGCCTGACTGTTTGTTGGGAGGGTGCGTGAGTTGGTGTCAATCACTagaatcaatgttgtaaaaggcgtgaattataatatatacaaaCTATGAtactaaaaatgaagaaaacaactaaaattaGAAACATATAAAGACGAAAAACCATATAAGCATCTAACACTTTGCTTGCTCATATGACATTAATCTTATGACTCTTATTATTCTGTTTCATGGTTGTCCTAAAAGTATAAATTGTGTTCTATGCCTTCCGTGATTTGGACCTCTCCCATGTGGTTGGTCCCAATTCTTAACCAGCTGTGCCAAGACATCAACGGTGAGCGGTTTGTGCACCTCTACTTTAGGCTTGCTTTCTGCACTGGCATACTTAGGTATCTATATTGGCTGTTGAACCTAACATTCTTTGGGGATGGTCGCATATTGATTGGAGGATCTAGTTTTGACTCTTGAGCAACTCATTGTGGAGAAGTTCGGAGGGACAGAAGCTCTGGACTCTTGAGCAACTCATTGTTTCACACGACTGAATGCATAGATGAGGTTAGAATGTCTAAAACTATACAAGTTTTAAgcaccatgaaaatcaaatggtcTATTGTTGAATGCTCATAAAAGCTACAGATACAGATCTGGGCCAttatatacacatgcacacaaaggagaggaagagatgTTGGGGGACCCATGGCATGGTAGTTGCCGATGAAGATTGCGGGCTTTCGGTTGCTTTAGGCAAATGGTGGTCCTCCGGTCGAATtgctttttctccctctctttcatgAGGGTAGGATGTAGAGTCTCTTTTCTATTACCAATCATCAAGTTGTGCTTTCTAAGTaatccacctctctctcttttgttgctAAATTTGATGTCAAATGCTATGGTTGGAGTGGTTGAGTCTCAGTTACTTAGCTCACACGCTCATCTTTCACTCTgcagtggagagagagagagagagagagagagagattttcaagTTAAGATTTATCATGTGTCACAAAATATTACTCAATGAGAAGAAGAGATAGCAAAATGGTCTACGTTACAGCAGCACGACGAAGAAGTCTTAAGTTTGAATACGCGTCGTTAATTCACATCTGcttattcaagaaaaaagattCGCACATCCGCACAGGGAAcaaattgtcaaaattttcacatttatatatatatatatatatatatatatatatatatatatatatatatttttatttataatttaagACGAATCATCTTGATCTTTTTTTAAGAGGAGTAGCTAGGGCAGAACCAAAATATTAGCCTTTTCATATGAAGTTCTATAAAgcacttttccctttttctgtatgaacatttgtaaaattttaaaaataacaatGATTTATTCAAATATAATGTTCTAGTTTTGGCTATGGAACACAAGGATCCTATCATTTTAATAAAAACCGAAACCTTTTTTTGATAGGATGAGAGAGAGTTTTGGTTAAGTGCTATGAAAAACAGCCAAAACTCTCATTCAACCACTTGCCTCTTTTTAGTATAGAGTATTGCTTTGGTGCCTCAGGATGATACTTTTTCCGcgtttcaacttgcatgtcggTGACCTTTTATTTGTAGCACAGAAAATTGATGTCTCACCCTTTGTTTGTAGCACAGGAAATTGATGTCCCAAAGATTTGAAACGTGAACTGCCCTCCTACCTGCCTCCACTCCGAACGTTGCGCCAGCCCTCCTCAGGGATTTCTACTTTTCTTGTCCTTGAGGTGTAGAGCTATATACCTGCCTTGAAGATACACTTGCACTGCATGCTAACTAGCTCTTCAGTGCGACAACAGAAGGAGTGATATCCTGGCTTAGACTAAGAGCTGGCCGCCTACCCACCACTTATCCCACCATTGCACCAACACCTCTTGGAGTCGCTATGTTATGTATTTTGGTTTCAAATCAAAAACATGATACAATTATAAATGttacttttaaaataaataatcaaacacTACATAAAATAACAATAGGAGGGAAGTTTGAAAAACACATTGTTACTTTTATCAAATGCCTTCTTAGTCTGTTTCCTGTGCATATTAGACTTCGGCCATCAAAATGCATGACTTGATAGTTTTTGCCGTCTTTTCAGGTGAGTGAGAAATCCCACCACCCAAAAAAGATCTAAAAACTCCTCATTCCCCCTGCCTCTGGAGTCCTAAGTTACATCAGTGTTTGTCATCATAGCAACAGTACACTCTTGTACTTAGATGACGCGTCCTACTACCTTAAGACACGAGTACATAGTGCCCATGAAAGTCGAACTAGAAACTTACCTTTATACAAGCTCCTAGTTTGACCAACTACACTATTCCCCTTGAGGCGATAGTTTTTGCCATCTTTAATCACGTCGCAAACAACTGTAATTTTGTAATGTAAAAATCTTAATTTGTCGCCGATATTTTCAAACCTGGCCGAGAAAATCCTGGTGAACTGAAAAGGGATTCGTTGGAACTCAACCGCGAGAAAGGAATAAGCTTGCCAGCTCAGGTCCCGACTGGACCAGAGTCACAGACCCGACCCTCCCGGGCCTGACCGAGTCCAGCTGTAGTCCAACCGAGTCATGCTGTTCTTCCACACCGATACGGTGTTGTTGACAACGGAATCTTCCACTTTTCCTCCCTTCTTTTTGTCCATCTTCTCTCTTCCGCGATCATATAAAAGGCTggcgcagagagagagagagagagagagaggacggaGTTCTCCGGCGATCTATCGGGATTCGGGGAAGCCTGGGAGTTGGGGCGAGGAGGGAGATGGCGGATGAATCGAAGGGCGACGAGTTCCTGAAGAAGGCCGAGAAGAAGATCAGCGGCTGGGGAATCTTCGGGTCCAAGTACGAGGACGCCGCCGATTTGTACGAGAAGGCGGCGAACCAGTTCAAGCTAGCGAAAGCATGTGAGCTCTCGTCGATCCTCTCTTGCTTCGCTGATTgatccttcttttgtttttctgatttttccgAAAGCGTCCTTTATTTCGTGCAGTGCGTTTCGTTATTCTTGTAATCGGGGTGGGAAGTTTTGAGTTTTAGTTGACTTTTCTTCGTGTTTTTACAGAATTCTggtctctttcatttttttagcgtctctctctctctctatatatatatgtccgaTTGCGATTTTTAGGTTAGAATTGGAAAATATCTAGGTTGATAGGTTCCGTAACTGTCGGTTGAATCATATGCTTTTGGATTTCTCTTCACAGaataaaatcaacatttttctccTCAGTGATACTATTTGGTTGATGAATTTCTGTAATGAGCGTCTCGATTGCTTTGGGAATGGTGTTGAATCTTACATGACAGTGATCGGATGCTTCTTAAAACAGTGAATTTCCATGGTTAgatcaaaatagttttttgttttgctcGTGAGGACctgttcttcttttgtattGAGAGAAAGGAATAGTAGAGTTTAATGCATGTTTTGTTGGTAATCTTTTACTTTTCCTAGCGGCAAGAACCGTCTTAATGCAAATTCTGTTTCAGGGGATAAAGCTGGAAATTCTTATCTCCGATTGGCTGACTGTCATTTGAAGGTTCTTCTTCCCATCCTTGGTTTCTGTTGATTATGCTCTTTTGTGGTTTACATGTTCTTATCCTTGTTCATTGGACAGTTGGATAGCAAGCACGAAGCTGCTTCAGCATGCGTGGATGCAGGAAATTGTTTTAAGAAGATCAATACTGCAGGTTGCTTTCTTGCATCCTTCTGGAAGATAATGTTATTTTCCTGCTTGATTCTTGTGCTTTAGAATTTTAATGGTGTCCTTTGTTCCTTCTTTGGCATGTTCTTCTTTAATTCTAGTGATGCAGTATATACCTATTTGTCTCCCAACTTCTATTGAGTACAAATACGAGAGCTTGTGTACGTTCAATTGGCCCGAATGAGCTGATTCCATCCTTCAAGAGATAATCATGCTTTTGGTATCTTCTTCCCTTTTTGccgaaaattttcaaaaatacatcTCAAGCTTTATCAATAACAAATGCATCTCTGTTTTTTATCTCCTTAGAAAATCAGTTTGCTTTGGACCGCtataaaatcacatttttaatAACTAGGTTCTAATTATTCCATATTATGGAAATCAGTTAAAGCGACAAAGACCCCTAGAAACTGGCTTTccttatatttattatttttcatgggCCTTTTGATTCTATGCAACAAAGGTAGTTTATGTATAGCTTTAATTGGTTGGTTGCATTCCAACTATTTAAATGAGTAAAAAGATGTTTTaaccattttttaaaagtttggtCCCCTTTGTATTATTACCAAAAATTCAGGTGTATTCttatttttccaaatatttGTTATAAAATTAATCGAAAAACTAAGGTGCTCTTCTTAAATTCTTGTTCTAGATGTTAAAATGGAACTTTGTGAACTTCATTATGGAAAAGTTTGTCATCTCTTTGACAATACCATATACTCAGGTGGTCTATTTTATATGTGCAAAAAGTTTGAGTTTTTTTGAAAGACTTCTTTCTTGCATTCAGAATCCTACTGCTCATCATGATGATACTGTGCCAGTACCTGTACGCTGAGCAACCATTAGTGAGTTGTGTAGTTTGTTATTTCTTTGGTACTTTATTCATTTTCAATTGTGAttatttttctgttgttcttttttgttattgttgtggtttcaactttcatggcTTCAGCTATCTTATTCAACCCAAATGATTAGCTTGCCACTGTTTCCATCCTCACGTGTTTCATTTAGATCTGGTGGAGCCCCCTTTATATTTGTAATTTATATTCTTTCATATATTATATACGCAGTATTGTAGCTAGTATGATACTATTTTTTACGCATTATCATTGGTTCACTTATTCAAGCTTTAGAAATAGTGAAATACCTAATTGTGTGTATTCAGTTATCACTGGATTGTTGCATGGCCGAATTAGTGCTGCCTTTGTTGCTCTACTGGTTACATGAGCATACTGCAAAACTAAGTGAACCAGCATTCAATATCTATACCCTGGTAAAGTTATTAGCTACCATGGTGGTTGCATTTATTTTGGGTGGAGTTTTCTGCGTGTTAAGATAAACTAAATTTCCAAAATAGGTGCTGATCACAAAGGATTGTTAAGGTATGGGTCCGGAGCATGTGCTAAGTGCTCCAATGTGGTATCTCTGTGTTGTTTGCCTTTCTTTCATAATTGCTAACGCACTAATTTGTTCCTTTCTTGTCTTTGCTCTCTTATGGTGCATCCTTTGCTGTGTAGATGCAATAAGATGTTACGATGCTGCTGTTGGCCACTTTATGGAGATTGGTAGACTTAATATGGCAGCTAGATACTGCAAGGTATACTCAAAATGTCTTTTTGACTGGAAAACAGTTTGGGtcacttttttttggtttatgcAATTCTTTCCTTATTAGTGTTATCATGTTGTTACCTGCCTTATGTCAACCTGAACACATGCTTACTTTCAGTTTTATTGCTTGAATTTTTAGGTTCAATAGGTGCAAATTTATTCACATCTAGGTTTATGCTCATTTATCATTGATTTGTGTTCTAGTTGTGTTTGTTATTTGTAGTTCACACTTAAATACATTAAACTGGAGAGTATTTTTCCATATAAGTGATGACTAGCATTCCCATTATGCAGGAAATTGGTGAAATTTATGAAGCTGATCAGGATCTTGAACAGGCAATTGCATACCTGGAAAAATCTGCTGACCTGTTCCACAGTGAAGAAGTGTCAACTTCTGCAAACCAGTGCAAGCAAAAAGTTGCACAATTAGCTGCTTCATTAGATCAGTATGTAGCTTGCCGTTGTAATTATATTCTCAGTTTCTCACTTAGTTGGATAGGATGGGTGCCTTTGTTGGTGTTTCTCGTGATTTGATTCTTATTTTCTATCAGCGTCTTGGATGTTGAACACCTCTTAGAATAATGTTCAGAAATTTCGGAAATTTGGCATTTATTGTGGCTTTTTGTGTTTAAAAATCTTTCTCTCTGTAGACTCTGTGAATCTGGGATATAGTTCTCCACTTTTTCCAAACTCGTTATAATAAATCCAACTGGATGAAGGATCTGGAAAGATTGTTTGAAAATTAAGCTAACTTTCTTGATCCGATGATCATTTTACATCTAACCTTCGTTCTTTATGAAGGTACAGTCTCACGTTTCACCATTTTTCCTGTATTAGGCCTTACCCTACAGACATCTTGATGAGTTCCACAAATATGTTCTATAGGTGGCATATTTTTCATTGAGTTTCATGTTTCTGCTATTTCAGGTATCCAAAAGCTATTGAGATTTTTGAATCAATTGCACGGCAATCAATGAATAATAATCTTTT
This window of the Nymphaea colorata isolate Beijing-Zhang1983 chromosome 2, ASM883128v2, whole genome shotgun sequence genome carries:
- the LOC116247537 gene encoding uncharacterized protein LOC116247537, coding for MDLNSTDVSFPQMLGSRSDTCNLPSCSTGLGFGDTTLRLDCCGYNQDHDKGPAGVHMISASAYSPNSLEDVSYDDGCTLVLGLGPAGSSSFDSLGINRVKALGGLIFQEFSGSPQHSSPFLQSQTQDKLAESGNGIQVSIVDEGSTSAARRRSGGCMQSLVDTSSFSSRHIQNVRDLEVGCSFNLQVHSNPSSAAESLQGAMSGNTGVEVPDHRSHPRRCRFRGCTKGARGASGLCIAHGGGQRCQKPGCNKGAESRTVYCKAHGGGRRCESLGCTKSAEGKTDYCIGHGGGRRCGHPGCTKAARGKSGLCIRHGGGKRCKVDGCTRSAEGFLGLCISHGGGRRCQYPACNKGAQGSTSFCKAHGGGKRCIFAGCNKGAEGSTPLCKGHGGGKRCMFGGGGVCPKSVHGGTNFCVAHGGGKRCAVPGCTKSARGRTDCCVRHGGGKRCHFEGCGKSAQGSTNFCKAHGGGKRCMWGQEGTVYAGVLVKGKNGEIQTGPCDKFARGKSGLCAAHGSLVQAMIPGTAEGNTGISPGLFRGLAHPSTGNSGDDDSSGASTVSELAIDCTQSADESSRSHNHLIPPQVLVPPSMKSPSLFGLGSEKGASMPAPSNISSTLAVPEGRVHGGSLMFLLGGDLKAAADRVF
- the LOC116248999 gene encoding alpha-soluble NSF attachment protein 2-like; amino-acid sequence: MADESKGDEFLKKAEKKISGWGIFGSKYEDAADLYEKAANQFKLAKAWDKAGNSYLRLADCHLKLDSKHEAASACVDAGNCFKKINTADAIRCYDAAVGHFMEIGRLNMAARYCKEIGEIYEADQDLEQAIAYLEKSADLFHSEEVSTSANQCKQKVAQLAASLDQYPKAIEIFESIARQSMNNNLLKYGVKGLLLNAGICHLCKGDAVAINNALEQYQDLDPTFSGTREHRLLVDLASAMEEGDIEKFTAAVREYDSMTRLDPWKTSLLLKAKNKLKDMEEEDDLT